The window CCCTTCTTTGCATCCAATTTGTGAATCGTTCTTTTTGATATTTCTCTTTTTCTGCATCATTGAATTTTGGATGATGTTTGCATACCAATTTGTGGAATTCCCTAAAATTAGGACAAAACTaccaaaaattaaatacaagCAAAGATATTTGAGCTAAGCAAATAcaataaataatgattttaaagaTCATACCGTAAATATTTAGCAACCTCCGGCGAATTAATGAGTACATAGTATTTAGCAAGCCTCTCTTCTTCACGACTCAAGAGTCTATGTCCACTACGTAATTGAGGCTTTGTTGGATACATGTACACTTCTAACAAGTTGGGATCACAAGACTTTTTTGGTGCCTCATTACGACGCAATTGGTTATGCACTGTTTCAAACTTGGATTCAAAATACAATGAGCAAAAGTGTACACTTTCTTCCTCAATATAGCGTTCTGCCATTGAACCCTCTGGTCGAGCTTTGTTCTTAACTTTCATTTTTAGACCATGCAAGTACCTTTCAACAAAATACATCCATCGAAAATGAGATGGGCCACCCAACTTACATTCAGTAGCCAAATGCAGTGGCAAATGTTCCATTGGATTAAAGAAACCCGGAGGATAAATACTTTCAAGTTTTGATATTATCCTCACTATGCCCTTCTCCATCTTATCCAAATCAGAGGATTTCAAGTTTACCGCACATAAATCTTGAAAGAAATTGGACATCTCAATCAAAACATCGCCCACATGCTTTGGTAAAAAATCACGACATACAATAGGCAACAATTTTTGCATAAAAATGTGACAATCATGTGATTTCATTCCTTGAACTGTGTTTTTCTCAAAATTCACACACCTTGATATATTGGAGACAAACCCATCTGGAAGTTTCAGTTCTTCAATCCACTTTAACAACTTACGAACTTGCTCTCTCGTAAGCGTATATGGTGCACTTGGCATCATCCCATCATCTTGTATCCACAAATCACGATGTATGTCTAATTCTTTACAATCCTTTCTTGATTTTTCATTGTCTTTGGTCTTATTCTTATCATTTAACATCGTGTAGAATATGTTATCAAAAACATTCTTTTCAGTATGCATGACATCAATGCTATGACGAAGGTTAAGCGTCTCCCAATACGGGAGCTCAAAAAAAGGAGAGTAATGAGTCCAATTATGTGTAACACCATACCCCCTTGGCTTTCGCCAACTCGTCTTTCCTGGAGGAGGAAATTGAATATGCTCACAAAAATTCTTTGCCAATAATCCTGAATGTCGAGCAGTTACAGAACGTGACTCCCTTTTTCCAAACTTGGTACTTTTTCTCAATGGATCATTTGGTTCCATGAAATACCTGGCAGTTCCGTAAAAACTAGGTTTACCACCATGCTTAAGTTGTTTACCTTTCACTTCTCCGCTACATACATGACATGCCAACTTTCCCTTAGTCGACCATCCACTAAGCATGCCAAGTGCGGGAAAATCACTTATTGTCCACATCAATGCCGCCTTCATCATAAAATTTGTGCAAGATAACTTATCATATGTTTCCACTCCCGTACTCCACAATATTTTCAATTCATCAATTAACCTTCTGTAATAATTGGAAGGTGCGTGAAAcgacataaattcataaataatttattaaaagacaTTAACATACCTTACACCTCTAAACTGATTTCTATCTTTCTGGATGTCAACTCAACGACATAACGTTCATGATGATAATTAGACATTTTATGcaatattaatttatctttacaataatttgataattaattgattttaaatatcttgCAAAATGTTTAGTTAATGTAAATTTATACACAAGACTTGAAACgatatgattttatattagaataaaattttacattttaattacaaaatcaagaaatatatcattttatattagaataaaatttgacattttgattacttttttaatttttagatatGTGTCATCCATAATtaacattaaaaataatatatatatatatatatatatatatatatatatatatatttatatttggaaaTGAAAAGAAGTTCTGTGTAaattattttgacaaaaaaaacagCGTCTCCAATGTTTGAATAATTTTCACaagacaaaattttaaaaaacatacttcctTTGTTAAAATATCCcgcattttttttatcaaatcccGCCTATTGTTTTTTATCAATAACCGCCTAGTACTATCACTCTCATAGTACTAAACAAGTCACATAAAAGAGGCGAAAAGAGGGAAAATTTTAGGGTTTCTCCTTCGAAGATCAATGGCCACATTCGATCGTCCTTTGAAAAAGGtatgtttgtattttattttgtgtGTGGGTTGGGTTCTGTGTGTGGTTTGTGGATTTTGTATGTTTGTGGGTTGTGGGTTTTTTGTTTGTGGGTTGTGGGTTTTGTGGTTTTGTGGTCTGGGTTCTGCGTCTGGGTGTTTTGTATGTGTTTTTTGTATTTGAATTAAACTATGTTTCcgtgtttattttgttttagacTGTGGTACCTGCTGCATTTGAACGCATTAGCAACAAACGAAATCGAGGCAAAGTAGATGTTAGGGAAAAAGTCGTAGGAGAAGGAAATGGTAAGAAAAAAGTATTGGGAGAAGGAAGTGGTAAGAGAAAAGCAGTGAGAGAAGAAAATGGTAAGAGAAAAGTAGTTGGAGCAAAAATTGTTAATAGAAAAGTAGTAGGAGAAGAAAATGGTAAGAGAAAAGTAGTAGGAGAAGGAAATGGTAAGCGAAAAGTAGCAGAAGTTGTGGACAAAGGGAAGAGAAAGGAAGCAGGGGATGGTTGTAGGGGAAGAGttgtgaaaaaaattaaagcaaCAGGGGGTGAATCTAGGGGAAAAGAAGCTGCGAAAAAAAAGGAAGGCAACAGGGGGAGATTCTAGGGGAAGCGAAGTTGTGAAAAAAAGTAATGTAGGAGGAGAAGGATTTAGAGGAAGAGAAGTTGGGAACAAAGGTAAGGCAATAGGAAAGGGATTTAGGGGAAATGAAATGGGCAGAGGTAATTGGGGAAGGGGTAGAGTAGAAGAAGATGATGACAGTGATAGCGATTTTGTGTATGAGAGTGACAATGAGGAAATTGATGAGAGTGATGAGGACATTGACATCGAAGACGAGagtgaggatgatgatgatatggAAGGTGGGGATGATGATTCTATGGAGAGTGgagatgatgatgattatgatgatgatgatgatgatgatgatatggaGGGTGAGGATGAGATGGGGTCTGCTGAGGCAACTGAGGGAAGAGCTGCACAAAGTGTGAGTTATGGCCATTACAAAAAACCACCAAAGAAAGGGCATCCCAAGCTTGGCGTGGTGGAGTTTATTGATGAAAAAACGTAACACTCTTGTCTTTACTACTCTAATTCTAAACTGCTATTGCTATGTTTTTCACTTGCATTTGATAACTCTTTTGAAGAGCTTGTTAAAACTGAAAATCAATTCTCCAACAGAGCAGAAACTGACATAAATGGCGAAATATGTAT of the Daucus carota subsp. sativus chromosome 4, DH1 v3.0, whole genome shotgun sequence genome contains:
- the LOC135152150 gene encoding uncharacterized protein LOC135152150: MKAALMWTISDFPALGMLSGWSTKGKLACHVCSGEVKGKQLKHGGKPSFYGTARYFMEPNDPLRKSTKFGKRESRSVTARHSGLLAKNFCEHIQFPPPGKTSWRKPRGYGVTHNWTHYSPFFELPYWETLNLRHSIDVMHTEKNVFDNIFYTMLNDKNKTKDNEKSRKDCKELDIHRDLWIQDDGMMPSAPYTLTREQVRKLLKWIEELKLPDGFVSNISRCVNFEKNTVQGMKSHDCHIFMQKLLPIVCRDFLPKHVGDVLIEMSNFFQDLCAVNLKSSDLDKMEKGIVRIISKLESIYPPGFFNPMEHLPLHLATECKLGGPSHFRWMYFVERYLHGLKMKVKNKARPEGSMAERYIEEESVHFCSLYFESKFETVHNQLRRNEAPKKSCDPNLLEVYMYPTKPQLRSGHRLLSREEERLAKYYVLINSPEVAKYLREFHKLVCKHHPKFNDAEKEKYQKERFTNWMQRRVTDNRGVINPKFEDLLRGPMTDVETYKGCLSNGYKFDCGNLNERTSQNSGVLVIGSSYKENYGNNYGRLLEVLKLHYHNGHDVILFKCHWFDHTTHVKVDRNRITTVDVRSKLNAEDVFILASQAHQVCYVPSITKANSSWYTVLTTKSRQVDEDMTYNDNATSNDAAFQNDTSNASSSHVNTVVIHDPSDFFIDLRNYENVNFTEHNNDDLNDDDHMSVDERSDSDE